In one Arenibacter antarcticus genomic region, the following are encoded:
- a CDS encoding penicillin-binding protein 1A, whose amino-acid sequence MATAKKKTKKKGPSFMKFIKWFWILFLTGILSVVLIFLLVSLGTFGPMPDYERLENPQTNLASEIISSDGATLGKFYLDDNRTDVEYKDLPKTLVQALIATEDARYNSHSGIDARGTIRAFIFLGTKGGASTISQQLARQLFVGVRSKNLYETITQKLKEWVLAIRLERSYTKEEIIKMYLNIYDFNYNADGIRSASRIYFGKEPNNLKIEESAVLVGMLKNSSYYNPIRREELVFNRRNTVLGQMAKYNFITEKEKDSLQGLKMNINFSPESHREGIATYFRMYLQGFMGKWIQNNPKPAIKGERDKWNIYLDGLRIYTTIDSRMQKNAEDAVSEHMTRLQAEFFHQNTPDRNKTAPFIEEFPGEIDRIMERGMKISDRWRIMKADGKSEKEIRASFNKPTEMTVFDWKTETKDRDTIMTPMDSIRYYKSFLRAAMMSMEPQTGHVKAWVGGLNYKHFQYDNVYQGARQVGSTFKPFVYAAAIDQLRLSPCDALYDNQYCIEANKHGNPEPWCPKNSDGKYSGEMITLKNALANSVNTITAQLIDRVGPKAVIEIAKNLGISGDIPPVPSIALGSADLNVYEMVGAYGAFANQGVYVKPVMVTRIEDKNGTVLYEYVPETKDVLSKDVAYAMVDLLSGVTQGGSGTRLRTKGAEKWSKVYQEIITGYPYEFKNPIAGKTGTTQNQSDGWFMGMVPNLVTGVWVGGEDRATHFRSITYGQGASMALPIWGLYMQKNYKNKELGVSEGDFEKPENSSINVDCNKTAEEKENDIDTEDDLDF is encoded by the coding sequence ATGGCAACCGCTAAGAAAAAAACGAAAAAGAAAGGCCCCAGTTTTATGAAATTTATTAAATGGTTCTGGATACTGTTCCTCACAGGCATCCTATCCGTAGTTCTTATCTTCCTATTAGTATCCTTGGGAACTTTTGGCCCCATGCCAGATTACGAACGGTTAGAGAACCCCCAAACCAATTTGGCCAGTGAAATAATTTCTTCCGATGGAGCAACCCTAGGGAAGTTTTACCTAGATGACAACAGAACGGATGTTGAATATAAAGACCTGCCTAAAACTTTGGTACAAGCATTGATAGCAACAGAGGATGCGCGCTATAATTCTCACTCGGGTATAGATGCACGAGGCACTATAAGAGCCTTTATTTTTTTAGGGACAAAAGGTGGGGCAAGTACTATTTCACAACAATTGGCTAGACAGCTGTTTGTTGGGGTCCGCTCTAAGAATTTATACGAAACCATTACCCAAAAATTAAAAGAATGGGTGCTGGCCATAAGATTGGAGCGTAGTTATACCAAGGAGGAAATTATTAAAATGTACCTCAATATTTATGATTTCAACTATAATGCCGACGGAATTAGATCGGCGTCTAGGATTTATTTTGGAAAGGAGCCCAACAATTTAAAAATAGAAGAATCCGCTGTATTGGTAGGCATGCTAAAAAATTCGTCCTATTACAACCCAATCCGAAGGGAAGAATTGGTATTTAATAGAAGGAATACCGTATTAGGGCAAATGGCCAAATACAATTTCATTACCGAAAAGGAAAAAGATTCGCTACAGGGCCTAAAAATGAATATTAATTTTAGTCCAGAATCCCATAGGGAAGGGATAGCTACTTATTTTAGGATGTACCTTCAAGGATTTATGGGCAAATGGATACAAAATAATCCAAAACCTGCTATAAAAGGGGAACGTGATAAATGGAATATCTATTTGGACGGACTCCGAATCTACACTACCATAGATTCTAGAATGCAAAAGAATGCAGAGGATGCCGTTTCCGAGCACATGACTCGCTTGCAAGCAGAATTCTTCCATCAAAACACACCGGATAGGAATAAGACCGCACCATTTATTGAAGAATTTCCAGGAGAAATAGATCGTATCATGGAACGTGGCATGAAAATCTCCGATCGTTGGCGAATTATGAAGGCTGATGGGAAATCGGAAAAGGAGATCAGAGCGTCTTTTAATAAACCAACCGAAATGACCGTTTTTGATTGGAAAACTGAGACCAAAGACAGGGACACCATCATGACCCCGATGGATTCCATTCGCTATTACAAATCTTTCCTCAGAGCCGCCATGATGTCTATGGAGCCTCAAACTGGCCACGTGAAGGCATGGGTAGGCGGACTTAATTACAAACATTTTCAGTACGATAATGTATATCAGGGAGCAAGACAGGTGGGTTCTACGTTTAAACCCTTTGTGTACGCTGCAGCTATAGACCAATTACGACTTTCTCCCTGCGACGCACTCTATGACAATCAATACTGTATTGAAGCCAATAAGCACGGAAACCCAGAACCTTGGTGCCCCAAAAACTCGGATGGCAAGTATTCCGGGGAAATGATAACCCTTAAAAATGCGTTGGCCAATTCCGTTAATACTATTACCGCCCAGCTCATCGATAGGGTTGGACCAAAAGCGGTGATAGAAATTGCCAAGAACCTAGGAATATCAGGAGACATTCCTCCCGTTCCTTCAATTGCCTTAGGAAGTGCGGATCTAAACGTTTACGAGATGGTTGGGGCCTATGGGGCCTTTGCCAATCAGGGTGTTTATGTGAAACCAGTTATGGTAACCAGAATAGAAGACAAGAACGGAACCGTCTTGTACGAATACGTGCCAGAGACCAAGGATGTGCTTAGCAAGGATGTTGCTTATGCCATGGTAGACCTACTGTCTGGCGTTACACAAGGTGGATCTGGGACAAGACTTAGGACCAAGGGTGCGGAAAAATGGAGTAAGGTATATCAAGAAATTATAACCGGATATCCCTACGAATTTAAAAATCCCATTGCTGGTAAAACGGGAACTACACAGAACCAGAGCGATGGTTGGTTTATGGGAATGGTGCCCAATTTGGTGACCGGTGTCTGGGTAGGCGGAGAAGATAGGGCAACCCATTTTAGATCCATTACCTATGGACAAGGAGCTTCTATGGCCTTGCCAATTTGGGGACTATACATGCAAAAGAATTATAAGAACAAGGAATTAGGAGTTTCTGAAGGAGACTTTGAAAAGCCTGAGAATTCATCCATCAATGTAGATTGCAACAAAACTGCAGAAGAAAAAGAGAATGATATAGATACCGAAGACGATTTGGATTTCTAA
- a CDS encoding CoA transferase subunit A, giving the protein MIRKTVANVEEALKGIQDGMTLMLGGFGLCGIPENTITELVRTGIKDLTCISNNAGVDDFGLGLLLYKNQIKKMISSYVGENDEFERQMLSGELEVELTPQGTLAEKCRAAQAGFPAFYTPAGYGTEVAEGKETRAFNGKMYVLEEAFKADFAFVKAWKGDEAGNLIFKGTARNFNPAMCGAARITVAEVEELVPAGELDPNQIHVPGIFVQRIFQGTNYEKRIEQLTVRKRS; this is encoded by the coding sequence ATGATACGGAAAACAGTTGCCAATGTGGAAGAAGCATTAAAAGGAATCCAAGATGGGATGACATTGATGCTCGGTGGTTTTGGATTGTGCGGTATCCCAGAAAATACCATAACAGAATTGGTCCGGACAGGGATAAAAGATTTAACCTGTATTTCCAATAATGCCGGAGTGGATGATTTTGGACTGGGGTTGTTGTTGTACAAAAATCAGATTAAAAAAATGATCTCCTCCTATGTAGGAGAGAACGACGAATTTGAAAGGCAAATGCTCAGCGGGGAATTAGAAGTAGAACTAACCCCACAGGGAACCTTAGCCGAAAAATGCAGGGCAGCCCAAGCGGGATTCCCAGCTTTTTATACCCCCGCAGGTTACGGCACCGAAGTAGCCGAAGGCAAAGAAACTAGAGCGTTTAATGGGAAAATGTATGTGCTGGAAGAAGCCTTTAAGGCCGATTTTGCCTTTGTAAAAGCCTGGAAGGGAGATGAGGCCGGGAACCTTATTTTCAAGGGAACCGCCCGCAATTTTAATCCCGCTATGTGCGGAGCTGCCAGAATTACCGTGGCTGAAGTAGAAGAATTGGTTCCTGCAGGGGAATTGGACCCCAACCAAATTCATGTCCCAGGCATCTTTGTACAACGCATCTTTCAAGGCACAAATTATGAGAAAAGAATAGAACAATTGACGGTGAGGAAGCGCAGTTAA
- a CDS encoding 3-oxoacid CoA-transferase subunit B codes for MLDKNGIAKRIAKEIKEGYYVNLGIGIPTLVANFVRDDISVEFQSENGVLGMGPFPFEGEEDADIINAGKQTITTLPGASFFDSVTSFGMIRGQHVDLTILGAMEVSENGDIANWKIPGKMVKGMGGAMDLVASAENIIVAMMHTNRQGESKLLKKCSLPLTGVGCVKKIVTNLAVLEIVPNGFKLLERAPGISVEDIKKATQGNLIIEGDIPEMAI; via the coding sequence ATGTTGGACAAAAACGGGATTGCAAAACGAATAGCTAAGGAAATAAAGGAAGGATACTATGTAAACCTAGGAATTGGGATACCTACTTTAGTGGCCAATTTTGTTAGGGATGATATCAGCGTGGAATTTCAAAGCGAAAATGGCGTATTGGGTATGGGGCCATTTCCCTTTGAAGGGGAAGAGGATGCCGATATCATAAATGCCGGCAAACAAACGATAACTACCTTGCCAGGAGCATCGTTTTTCGACTCGGTAACGAGTTTTGGCATGATTAGGGGGCAGCATGTAGACCTTACCATTTTAGGCGCTATGGAGGTCTCTGAAAATGGGGATATCGCCAATTGGAAAATCCCAGGAAAAATGGTGAAGGGCATGGGAGGGGCTATGGACCTAGTAGCCTCGGCAGAAAATATTATAGTAGCCATGATGCACACCAACCGTCAGGGAGAATCCAAATTATTGAAAAAATGCAGCCTACCTCTCACAGGGGTAGGATGCGTTAAAAAGATAGTAACCAATTTAGCCGTACTGGAGATTGTTCCAAACGGATTTAAACTATTGGAAAGAGCGCCAGGCATAAGCGTAGAAGATATAAAGAAAGCTACCCAAGGGAATTTAATTATTGAAGGGGATATACCAGAAATGGCGATTTAA
- a CDS encoding GNAT family N-acetyltransferase, with translation MELHVTLCSKKDLDTLVQLGKRTFIEAFKEKNNPDDFNEYLETAFNREVYSRELEERLTSYFFIYKSAVIVGYFKVNQGESQTDIKDDNAMELERIYVLRKFQGLGIGKWILNQVMEMARAKNKRYLWLGVWEYNGKAIEFYLRHGFVKFGTHPYYIGKDKQTDWLMKCEL, from the coding sequence ATGGAGTTACACGTAACACTTTGTTCCAAAAAAGATTTGGATACCTTGGTCCAATTAGGAAAGCGCACTTTTATAGAAGCGTTTAAAGAAAAAAATAATCCAGACGACTTTAACGAATACTTAGAAACCGCATTTAACCGAGAAGTCTATTCAAGGGAGTTGGAAGAGCGCCTCACCTCCTACTTTTTTATTTATAAAAGTGCCGTAATAGTTGGGTATTTTAAAGTGAACCAAGGGGAATCCCAAACAGATATTAAGGATGATAATGCCATGGAGTTAGAGCGCATCTATGTGCTAAGGAAGTTTCAAGGTCTGGGTATAGGAAAGTGGATTTTGAACCAAGTAATGGAAATGGCTAGGGCCAAGAATAAAAGATATCTATGGCTTGGAGTTTGGGAATACAATGGCAAAGCAATAGAATTTTACCTTAGACACGGATTTGTGAAATTTGGAACACACCCGTATTATATCGGAAAGGACAAGCAAACAGATTGGTTAATGAAGTGTGAGCTTTAA